One genomic region from Anticarsia gemmatalis isolate Benzon Research Colony breed Stoneville strain chromosome 7, ilAntGemm2 primary, whole genome shotgun sequence encodes:
- the LOC142974167 gene encoding serine protease inhibitor 3/4-like, translating into MLRGFCNFQNVFIFISLLVSRTSADLRFNNLRDKMDLELLKLMSNQNTVSSALMMRFPLCKIASVADGEALEELRIVLGVNNIDDFNTCYSSISKSIQEWAVADLTYVNAIYVNYTDDIDPAFIVDSESKFGVRVAKVGFHYPKAAVQFINRIIGTATFRRIVDVMDVDDIDKNTTMVIVNAIYFKANWEFPFNIKKTKGYNFHHSNGKVSRVMMMKKFSTYYYIDAGEFQAIQIKLSGESTSMTFILPAQTSSLPSLISKAHSDPDYFRPFLSRMAPETRLVMIPRFDIKTYVDWTGFLKQMGLYGIFDCTVPNLSAILREELYDKPYCLNKAKSKLFFQLDEMGVHRTIYSLREERGTFMDQGPDVEKGEYKDFVLDRPFLFTVNIDFHSENRQVLMMGAFYGPEK; encoded by the exons ATGTTACGTggattttgtaattttcaaaatgtatttatttttatttcactgttagtGTCAAGGACAAGTGCTGATTTGAGGTTCAATAATTTACGAGATAAAATGGATCTG GAGCTGCTAAAACTAATGTCCAACCAGAACACGGTGTCATCAGCGCTGATGATGCGCTTCCCTCTCTGTAAAATAGCGTCAGTGGCCGATGGAGAAGCGCTGGAAGAACTAAGGATTGTGTTAGGTGTAAACAATATTGATGAT tttaacaCCTGCTACTCAAGTATAAGCAAGAGCATACAAGAATGGGCGGTAGCAGACCTCACATATGTGAACGCAATCTATGTGAACTACACAGATGACATCGATCCTGCCTTCATTGTTGATTCCGAAAGTAAATTTGGAGTAAGAGTGGCTAAAGTTGGATTTCATTATCCTAAAGCTGCTGTACAGTTTATAAATCGAATT ATTGGAACAGCCACATTTCGAAGAATAGTGGACGTAATGGATGTTGACGATATAGACAAAAACACCACTATGGTTATAGTGAATGCTATTTACTTTAAA GCAAACTGGGAGTTTCCGTTTAACATCAAGAAAACCAAAGGTTACAATTTCCACCACAGTAATGGTAAAGTCTCCAGGGTTATGATGATGAAGAAATTTAGCACTTACTACTATATTGATGCTGGAGAATTTCAG GCGATTCAAATAAAACTCAGCGGTGAGTCAACGTCCATGACATTCATCCTACCGGCTCAGACCAGCAGTCTACCGAGCCTCATCAGCAAGGCTCACAGCGACCCGGACTACTTCAGGCCTTTCTTGAGCCGAATGGCGCCTGAGACCAGACTGGTCATGATTCCTAGGTTCGATATCAAGACCTATGTGGATTGGACAGGGTTTTTAAAACAG ATGGGATTGTATGGGATATTCGACTGTACAGTGCCAAACTTATCTGCCATACTGAGAGAAGAATTGTATGATAAACCTTATTGTTTAAACAAAGCTAAATCAAAGTTGTTCTTTCAATTGGATGAAATGGGCGTCCACCGGACTATTTATTCACTTC GTGAAGAACGTGGCACGTTTATGGATCAAGGGCCAGATGTAGAAAAAGGAGAGTACAAAGATTTCGTCCTAGACAGACCGTTCCTGTTTACAGTCAATATTGACTTTCACAGTGAAAACCGTCAAGTGCTCATGATGGGAGCTTTTTATGGACCTGAGAAATAG